In Gossypium arboreum isolate Shixiya-1 chromosome 6, ASM2569848v2, whole genome shotgun sequence, the following are encoded in one genomic region:
- the LOC108481112 gene encoding oligopeptide transporter 1-like has protein sequence MEHQDSKLVTLSFQTKNIDIHETSDDEVNDSPVEQVRLTVPIVDDPTLPCLTFRTWVLGIASCAALSFLNQFFHYRQNSLHISSLTAQILVLPLGNLMATYLPNRTLVLFPSTKWSFSLNPGPFNIKEHVLITIFANSGSTNVYAVNIITIVKAFYHGQIHPFAALLLAHTTQMLGYGWAGIYRKFLVDSPYMWWPNNLVQVSLFRALHDDEVRPKGGLTRLQFFLMVFISSLAYYIVPNYLFPSITALSFVCWIWKDSVTAQIIGAGRDGLGVGSFALDWSTVASFLQSPLATPAFAIINMMLGFVIVVYILTPIAYWTNSYEARRFPIISSHVFTDDGEKYDVSRILNFTTYEFNQRGYDGYSKINLSVFFAYSYGLSFATLVATVSHVVFFHGSMIWQQTKSTFRDKFSDVHYRIMKKNYEAVPQWWFYMLSSIVIGLAVLISQGFGKQFQLPYWGVLLAIGLALFFTLPVGVIMATTNQQLGLNIIAELIIGYIYPGKPLANVVFKTYGYISAAQAVMFLQDFKLGHYMKVPPKSMFVVQLVGTVVATSVYFGTAWWLLTTVEHICDPSKLTKGSPWTCPGDDIFYNASIIWGVVGPVRMFGQLGLYSKMNYFFLIGIVAPLPVWILSRMFPEKKWIKLVHMPLIIGGAGALPAARVVNYWCWGSVGVLFNVFVYRRYKGWWARHNYILSAGLDAGVAFMAILCYFTLQMWNVNGPKWWGAQLDDHCPLASCPTAPGIQVEGCPVFQ, from the exons ATGGAACATCAAGACTCTAAACTGGTTACTTTGTCTTTCCAGACCAAGAACATCGACATCCACGAAACCTCTG ATGATGAAGTAAATGATTCTCCAGTAGAACAAGTCCGACTCACTGTTCCAATTGTCGATGATCCGACATTACCATGCTTGACATTTAGAACATGGGTTTTAGGGATAGCCTCGTGTGCTGCCTTGTCTTTCTTGAACCAGTTCTTCCATTACCGTCAAAATTCACTCCACATTTCTTCACTCACAGCACAAATCCTTGTTCTTCCACTTGGAAACCTGATGGCAACATATCTACCTAACAGAACACTTGTGTTGTTTCCTTCAACCAAATGGTCCTTCTCATTGAATCCAGGCCCTTTTAACATTAAGGAACATGTTCTTATTACCATATTTGCAAATTCTGGTTCTACCAATGTTTATGCAGTCAACATTATCACCATAGTTAAAGCATTTTATCATGGTCAGATACACCCTTTCGCTGCTTTGTTGTTAGCTCATACTACCCAG ATGCTTGGATATGGATGGGCTGGGATTTACAGAAAGTTTCTTGTTGATTCACCGTATATGTGGTGGCCTAATAACCTAGTGCAGGTCTCCCTCTTTAG GGCGTTGCACGATGATGAGGTTAGGCCAAAAGGTGGCCTGACAAGGTTGCAATTCTTCCTCATGGTGTTCATATCGAGTTTGGCGTATTATATCGTTCCAAACTATCTTTTTCCGTCGATTACGGCTTTATCCTTCGTTTGTTGGATATGGAAGGATTCGGTGACGGCCCAAATCATTGGAGCCGGTCGAGACGGTCTCGGGGTAGGATCGTTTGCACTGGATTGGTCAACTGTGGCTAGCTTTTTACAATCGCCATTAGCCACCCCTGCATTTGCTATAATCAACATGATGTTGGGGTTTGTCATTGTAGTTTATATATTAACCCCTATAGCTTACTGGACTAACTCCTACGAAGCGAGGAGATTTCCGATCATCTCGTCGCATGTGTTCACCGACGACGGCGAGAAATACGATGTTTCGAGAATTTTGAATTTCACGACCTACGAATTCAATCAACGAGGATATGATGGCTATAGCAAAATTAACCTGAGTGTGTTCTTTGCATATTCTTATGGTCTTAGCTTTGCTACATTGGTTGCTACTGTGTCACATGTTGTGTTTTTCCATGGAAG CATGATATGGCAACAAACGAAATCGACATTTCGGGATAAGTTTAGTGATGTTCATTATAGAATAATGAAGAAAAACTATGAAGCAGTACCGCAATGGTGGTTTTATATGCTGTCGAGCATCGTAATCGGACTAGCGGTGCTTATTTCTCAAGGCTTTGGCAAGCAGTTTCAACTCCCTTACTGGGGAGTCCTTTTGGCAATTGGCTTGGCCTTGTTCTTTACTCTCCCAGTAGGTGTGATTATGGCTACCACAAACCAG CAACTGGGACTAAATATCATCGCCGAGCTGATTATCGGTTACATTTATCCGGGAAAACCGTTGGCAAATGTTGTTTTCAAGACATACGGTTATATAAGCGCGGCGCAGGCGGTTATGTTTCTACAAGACTTCAAACTAGGCCATTATATGAAAGTTCCTCCAAAGTCGATGTTTGTTGTCCAG TTGGTAGGAACGGTGGTGGCTACTAGTGTCTATTTTGGGACAGCTTGGTGGCTCTTAACAACAGTAGAACATATATGTGACCCGTCTAAATTGACAAAAGGAAGTCCTTGGACATGTCCTGGTGATGACATATTCTACAATGCTTCCATCATTTGGGGTGTAGTTGGACCAGTTCGAATGTTTGGTCAGCTCGGGTTGTATTCTAAGATGAACTACTTCTTTCTTATCGGGATTGTTGCACCGTTGCCCGTGTGGATACTGTCCCGTATGTTCCCTGAGAAAAAGTGGATTAAGCTCGTTCATATGCCGTTGATTATCGGAGGTGCGGGGGCATTGCCAGCAGCCAGGGTTGTGAACTACTGGTGTTGGGGTAGTGTTGGGGTGTTGTTCAATGTTTTTGTGTATAGGAGATATAAAGGTTGGTGGGCTCGTCATAACTATATATTGTCAGCTGGGTTAGATGCCGGTGTAGCTTTTATGGCTATTCTTTGTTACTTCACATTGCAAATGTGGAATGTTAATGGACCTAAATGGTGGGGTGCTCAGTTAGATGATCATTGCCCCCTTGCTAGTTGCCCTACTGCTCCTGGAATACAAGTTGAAGGCTGCCCTGTTTTTCAATGA